One Denticeps clupeoides chromosome 3, fDenClu1.1, whole genome shotgun sequence DNA window includes the following coding sequences:
- the LOC114785751 gene encoding zinc finger protein 883-like, whose protein sequence is MSSNSITSLISGKTLEPTRIDVQEELDNEVYSDQESKFADQRCKDETEENKYDDSLRQVKILEIRQRTYSKETPYQCEECGKSFAQASRLKRHQNIHTGEKPYQCVQCGKRFAQASRLKRHQNIHTGEKPYQCVQCGKSFAEAGALKIHKRTHTGEKPYQCGQCGKSFAQASHLIKHERTHTGEKPYQCVQCGKSFAEASNLIRHKRAHTGENLYQCVQCGKSFAEASHLITHIRTHTGERPYQCVQCGKSFAQASHLITHIRTHTGEKPYQCVLCGKSFVEAGALKTHKRTHTGEKPFQCVQCGKTFAQSSHLIRHKRTHTGEKPFQCVQCGKHFTLASNLKTHKRIHSGEKPYQCVQCGQSFAQAANLRRHKRTHTANLDQCTLHSKYLTLGQLKCEHSDEKLHKCIAVVELRKSDIHCDKILEPTEIDMKKEMDDEIYSGELSTNNCRGLS, encoded by the exons ATGTCATCAAAttccatcacatctctgatctctggtaaaacactggaaccaacaaGAATTGATGTGCAGGAAGAGTTGGATAATGAAgtctattcag atcaggaaagcaaatTTGCTGATCAAAGGTGTAAAGACGAAACTGAAGAAAACAAGTATGAcgacagtttaagacaagtgaagatccttgaaatACGACAGAGAACCTATTCTAAAGAGACACCATACCAATGTGAGGAGTGTGGCAAAAGTTTTGCACAAGCATCAAGACTTAAAAGACATCAGAatatacatactggagaaaagccctaccagtgtgtacaatgtgggaagagatttgcaCAAGCATCAAGACTTAAAAGACATCAGAATATACATACtggggagaagccctaccagtgtgtacaatgtgggaagagttttgcagaagcaggagcccttaaaatacacaagcggacacatactggagagaagccctaccagtgtggacaatgtgggaagagttttgcacaagcGTCACACCTTATAAAACAcgagaggacacatactggagagaagccctaccagtgtgtacaatgtgggaaaagtttcgCAGAAGCATCAAATCTTATCAGACACAAAAGggcacatactggagaaaatctctaccagtgtgtacagtgtgggaagagttttgcagaagcatcacaccttataaCACACataaggacacatactggagaaaggccctaccagtgtgtacagtgtggaaagagttttgcacaagcatcacaccttataaCACACataaggacacatactggagaaaagccctaccagtgtgtactatgtgggaagagttttgtaGAAGCAGGAGCcctcaaaacacacaagaggacacatactggagagaagcccttccagtgtgtacaatgtgggaagactTTTGCACAATCATCACATCTAataagacacaagaggacacatactggagaaaagcccttccagtgtgtacaatgtgggaagcaTTTTACAttagcatcaaaccttaaaacacacaaaaggatacattctggagagaagccctaccagtgtgtacaatgtggacAGAGTTTTGCACAAGCAGCAAACCTtagaagacacaagaggacacatactgcaaatCTTGACCAGTGCACTCTTCACTCTAAATACTTAACATTGGGTCAACTCAAATGTGAACATTCTGATGAAAAGCTCCACAAGTGTATAGCAGTGGTTGAACTTAGGAAATCAGATATACATTGTgataaaatactggaaccaacagaaATTGATATGAAGAAAGAGATGGATGATGAAATATATTCAGGTGAGTTGAGTACAAACAATTGTAGGGGCTTGTCGTGA